The genomic interval GCTGGCTGGAGCGGATGACGCTCTTGGTGAAGCGGTCGGAGACGACCTCGCCCTCTTCGGTCAGGCGAACGAACACCGTCTTGGCGTAGCGGTCGACGTTGGGCTGCAGGCTGCAGACGCCGTTGGAGAGCACCTCGGGCAGCATCGGCACGACCTTCTTGGGCAGGTAGGTCGAGTTGCCGCGGGCGTAGGCCTCCTTCTCCAACGCCGAGCCGGGGGTGACGAAGGCGGCGACGTCGGCGATGTGGACGCCGAGTTCCCAGCTCGCGCCGTCGTCTTCCTTGGAGGCGTCGAGCCGCTCCAGCGAGATCGCGTCGTCGTAGTCCTTCGCGTCCGGCGGGTCGATGGTCGTGATGAAGAGCTTGCGGAGGTCGGCCCGGTCCTTGGGCAGCTTCTTCACGTCCATCTTGCCGGCGGCGTCGCGGGCCTCCTGCATGACGTCCTCGGGGAAGTCGCCGGCGAGCCCGAAGGCGGCCATGACGGCGGCGGTCTCCACGTGGGGCAGCCCGGCCTCGCCGAGCACCTCGGTGATGACGCCCTCGGGCAGGTCGTCCTCGCCGGGTTCGGGGAACCGGACGATCTCGACCACCACCTTGTCGCCCGCTCTGGCGCCGGCGGAGCCGGCGTCGAGGATGCGGATCGGGTCTTCGAGCAGCCGGCCGTCCACGATGACGCGGTACTTCATCCCGTCGCCGACCTTCTTGCTCTCCAGCACGCCGGCGTAGCGGCGGTCGGCCCGCTCGGTGATCTCCTGGATCTTCGCGATGAAGGGGCTCTTGCCGGGGGCGGCGCGGCCCTCCTCCTTCACCACCTCGGCCCGCACGCGGTCGCCGGTCATGGCGTTGCCGATGAACGGCGGCGGCACGAAGAGGTCGCCGTGGGCCACCGGCACGTCGGGGATCAGGAAGCCGAAGCCGTTGGGGTGGCGGCGGAGCACGCCCTCGATCTCGGCGCCGGGCGTCGGGAGCGAGATCGTCCGGCCGTCGTCCCGGACGATGCGTCCGGCTTCCACCAGCTCGTCCAGAGCGGTCTCGAAGGCGGAGCGGTCTTTGGGATCGACGCCGAGGGACTCGGCGATGGCGTCGGCGTCGGCGGGTTCGTAACGCTTGTCGGCGACGAGCGTGAGGATGCGGGAGCGGAATCGGGAAGGCATGGGGTGGATTGGATCCGGGGTGGCGTCCCTTTTTCTCGCGGGACGGGCTCGTCTGCGAACCGGCCGCCCGCGTCGGGGGCCGGCGGGCGTCGCCCCGGACCAAGCAGCCGCCAAACACACGCGGCGGGGTCCGGGTGTCGCCCGGCGAAACCCGGGGACGCCTCCTTTGGAAGGAGAGAGGGTAGAGCGTGCGTCGCGCCGGCGTCGGGGGCGGTTGCTTACGCTCCCTGGCGATGCGCGGCGCGGCCGCGCTTGAACCGGCGGCCTCCCGCCATCCACAAGCCCGATCCTTCCGAGCCCGACATGTCCGACAAGCAAGCCATCCTCGACGCCGCCACCGAAGTCGGCAAGCTGCTCAAGGGCTCCGACGCCGTCGAGCGTCTCAACGCCGCCGCCAAGGCCTTCCGCGACGACGTGACGGCGCAGCGGACGGTCGTGGACTTCAACCGCTTCCTGCAGACGCTCGCCCAGAAGGAGAGCCAGGGCCAGCCCATCGAGGTCGAGGACAAGCGCAAGCTCACCGAGCTGCAGGACAAGGTCGCCAGCGACCCGCAGCTGCGGAACATGCAGAAGGCGCAGATGGACTACGTCGACCTGCTCCGCGCGGTCGATCAGGCGATCCAGGCCCAGACCGGCGTGGACGACGCCACCGCGGGCGCCGGCGGCGGCGGGAACCCCTTCGGCGGGTGAGCCCGGCCGGGCGCGGCGGCCGCCCCGGCCGCTCAGCCGGCGTCGCCGGGCACCACCGGGTCGGGCACGGCCAGCGACTCGGCGGAGATGCCGGTGTTGCTGCCGCCGAGGGCCTCGATCCAGGCGTCGGCGGTGGCCGAGACGGAGCCGAAGTCGCCGCTTTCCACGGCCGTGTCGATCCGGCCGGGCAGCGCGGAGGCCGGCACGCCCAGCTGGGAGGTCGAGAGCTCGCGGAGGATGTTCTCGCTCTGCGTGACCAGCTGCCGCGCCGTCGGCACCTCCGCGGCGGGCAGCGCCGACGCGGCCAGCTGGCTGCTGACGAGCTTCAAGTACCGGGCGGAGGCGCGGCAGAGCCCCGCCGCGTCGGCGCGGGCGAAGCTGCCGAGGTTCCGCAGGAAGAGGTCGCTCATCGCGGCGAGCTCGGGCAGGTAGCCCGCGCCGGGGTTGGCGGCGTGCACCTCGACGCGGCGGTTGAGCAGGTCGATCACGCGGGTCCGCCCGGCGTCGCCGGCGAGCTGCTGCACCCCGGGCAGCAGCTTGCCGACCACGAAGGCGTCCGGCTCGCCCGAGGCGGCCTCGGCGAGCGTGTCCAGCAACGCCCCCCGGTCCTGTTCGCCCAGCTGGAGGCCGTCGCCGCCGGCGCGAAGCAGGTCGAGGATCACCTTGGCGGCGGTGAAGCGGACGGCCGCGTCGTCGGTCTGCAGCGCCGGGCGGATGACCGGCAGCGCCTCGCGGATCGGCGCCGTCCGCAGCAGGAGCAGCGCGTTGACCCGCTGCACCGTCGGCGTGTCCTGCGGCAGCGCGTTGATCCGCTGCGCCAGCTCGCGGCCGTACTGCTGGACGAAGCTCGGCGTCGCACCCACCGCCGTCAGCGGCGCGGTGAGCCGCTGGCGGGCCTCCGCGAGCGCCTCCACGTCGTCCGCGGAAGTCAGCGCTTCGAGGCCGGCATCCACGAAGGAGCGGACGCCGGCGACCTGGGCCTCGGAGAGCCGGCCGTCGACGCGGACGATCGCCTCCGGCAGGCTCTGCTGGGCGGCGGCCCCCGGAGCCAGGGGCAGAGCCAGAGCCAGAGCCAGGACACAGCCGGGGCCGGCGGCGTGGGCGTGGCGGGAGGGGCGGGTCGATCGTGGATCGGGTCGGGACAAGGGAACCTCTTCGTCTGCTTCGGCTGGGGAGGGGGACACGCCCCGGGGGCGCAAGAGCCCCCGGGATCGGGGCCGCGTCGGGAGGATCATGCCACGATCGGTGCCGACGCGTCGGGGCGAGCCGGGTCGGAGGCGTCGACGTGGCGCAGCATCCGCGTCACGGCCGCCTCGACGACCTCCGAGGGGATCCGCCGCATGTGCCGGTCGTCGTCGCCGAGGTGGCGGTAGGCGGTGGCCGCGGGGGGGGGCTCGCAGCGGATCACGGCGTGCGTCGCGGCGGGCCGGCCCCCGCGGAAGGGCCCGACCGCCGCGGGGTCGGTGGGCCCGAACAAGCTGACCGTGGGCACGCCCAGGCCCACCGCGAGGTGGAGGCCGGCGCTGTCGTTGCCGAGGAAGCCCCGGGCCGCTTGCAGGTGGGCCATGAGCACGCCGACGCCAGCCGGCGCGACCGCGGCGACGGGCGCGGCGGGCCCGGCTCCTGCGCCGCGGACCGCCGCCTCGAACTCCGATTTCGCCTCACGGTCCGCGGGTCCGAAGAGGGCGAGCACCGGGCGACCGGCCGCGGCGACCGACCGGGCCAACGCGGCGAAGCGTTCCAGCGGCCACCGCTTGCACCCCCAGCGGGCGGTGGGGGCGAGCGCGAGGAAGCCGCCGCCGACGCCGGCCGCGGCCCGTGCCGCCGCCGCGGCGTCCCGGTCGGCCCGGGCCGTGTACAGCCGCAGGTCGGCCACCGGCTCGATCCCGCAGGCCTGCAGCAGCGTCAGCAACCGGTCGACCGCGTGCTCCCGCGGCGGGATCCGCACCCGCCGGTTCGCCCCGACCCAGGAGCCCTCGCGGGCGGCGCGGTCGGCGACGCGCACACAGGCACCGCTGGCCGCCATGAGCAAGCCGGTGCGGGCGAGGCCCTGCAGGTCGATCGCGAGGTCGTAGCGCCTCCGCCGCAGGTCCGCGAGCAGCCCCGGCACGGAGCGTCTCCGGTGGCGATCGAAGGGGATCGCCGCGTGCAGGCCGGGGTGCTGCGCGATGGCCGGGGCAAAGGGCCGATTGACGAGCCAATCGATCCGAGCCCTCGGGAAGGCCCGCGTGAGCGAGGCCACCGCGGGCACCGTCCGCGCGACGTCGCCCAGCGCCGAGGGACGCAGGATCAACACCCGCTGCGGCGGTTCCCGCAGGCGCAGCCGCTGGAGGGCCGACGCGTCGGCGGGACCGGGCTCGGGGGACGAATCGGGCAACGGGCAGCGGCGGCGGGCGGCGTCGCCGGGAACCCGGCGGAGCGGGCCAAGTTAGGTTGCTCCGGCGGGAGCGACCCGCCGCCCGCGTGCGGGCGCCGCCCTACGCCCGAGAAGCGCCCATGCCCACCGCGGTCATCTCCGACATCCACGGCAACATCGACGCCCTCGACGTCGTGCTCGCCGACATCGACCGCCGGAAGATCGAGCGGGTCCTCTGCCTCGGCGACATCATCGGCTACGGCCCCGACCCGGTGGCCTGCCTGGACCGGGTGATGGAGCGATGCGCCTTCGCGATGATGGGCAACCACGACTTCGCGGTGCTCTTCGAGCCCACCAGCTTCAACACCTCCGCCGAGCAGGCCGCGTTCTGGACGCGTCGGCAATTCGAGGCCGAGCCCGACCCCGAGCTGCGTCGGAAGCGGTGGGAGTACCTGGGCAACCTCTCGATCCGCCGCTGGGAGAACGGCACGATGCTCGTGCACGCCAGCCCGCGCCGGCCGATCAACGAGTACGTCTTCCCCGACGACGTCCTGACCGCGCCGGGCAAGATGGAGCAGATCTTCAGCCGATTCGAGACCCGCTGCTTCTGCGGGCACACGCACGTCACGGGGGTCTTCACCGACGAGCCCGACTTCTACCCGCCCGCCGACCTCGGCGGCCCGTACCTCTTCCACGACGAGGAGAAGTGCATCGTCAACCCCGGCAGCGTCGGCCAGCCCCGCGACCGCGACCCGCGGTCGAGCTACGCGATCGTCTACGACGACGGCGAGGCCGGCGACGACGGCAAGGGCGGCCCCGCCCGCGTCGAGTTCGTCCGGCTCGAATACGACGTGCAGGCGGTGGTGGAGAAGGTCGAGCAGGTCGCGGACCTTTCGGACTTCCTTGGGCAGCGGCTGCTGGAGGGGCGGTGAAGGAGCGGGGAAGTGGAGGAGCGGGGAAGCGGGGAAGCGAAGAAGCGAAGAAGTGAGGAAGCGAAGAAGCGAAGAAGTGGAGGAGCGGGGAAGTGGGGAAGCGGGGAAGTGGGGAAGTGGAGGAGTGGGGGGCGGGGCGGCGGGGGGCGGTTGATGGGGGCGGCGGTGGCGGGTCGGTAGGTTGCGGACGCGGCCGCGTGTTGTTGAGTTCGGAGACGGTCCGACGCGGCTTCTGTCTTTTCCGGGTCCGTCGCCCGCGGAGCGGGCAGCCCTTTTCGAGCCATGCGCACCGACTTCTCCTGCGGCATCATCCCGGTGATCCACGACGGCACCTTCCGCCGCTACCTGCTGGTGCGTCACGCCGCGGGGCACTGGTCCTTTCCCAAAGGTCACCCGGAGGTGGGCGAGAGCGACCTCGCGGCGGCGCTGCGTGAGCTGGCCGAGGAAACCGGCGTCGCCGGCGTCGACGTGCTGCCCGAGCCGGTCTTCCCGGAGACGTACGCCTTCACCAAGCGCTCCGGCAGGACCGTGCACAAGCGCGTCAACTACTTCTTGGCCCGCGTGGAGCCCGGCGCCACCGTGCGGCTCCAGGCCGAGGAGGTGAGCGACCACGCCTGGGGCCGGTGCGGCGACACATCGCGGCGGATGACCTTCGGCGAGGGCCGGAAGCTCCTGCGGGCGGCCGACGCGTTCATCGGACGCGGCGGCGCGGCTTCCATCGGCTTGTGACCCGCCGCCGCCGCGGACGGTCGCTGCGGACGCACCGCCGGCCGGCCCGTCCGCGGCGTCGACGCGGCGGGGCGGCGGTGCGCCGGCTCGACGGTGGCGGTTGCATGCCGGGGAGGTGGATGCGTCACTGGATCGACGGCCGCGGGGCGAGCCCCCCGCGACCGCCGTTCAAGGCCGGGCGCCGAGCGTCCGATGAACCGCGGACGGCCGTCGCCACACGATTGATCCGGCGGCCGACACGGCCGCACGCCCGGGACGAGTGTCCCCGGCATCGTTGGCCGAACCGGAGTTGGTTCGGCAAGAGAATCGTTTCGGGGGCCATGGCCCTCCTGGAGAAAGAAGAAGTTATGTCGCATCGCAACCCCCGCTCGCTCAAGTCCGCTGGTTTCACCCTCGTCGAGATCCTGATCGTCGTGGTCATCCTCGGCATCCTCGCCGCCATCGTGATCCCGCAGTTCACGAACGCCTCGCAGGCCGCCCGGGCTTCGCAGCTCACCGCCCAGCTGCAGACCCTCCGCAGCCAGCTCGAGCTGGCGCAGATGGAGCACCAGGGCGTGTACCCGACCCTCTCGGGCACCAACGCCGCCGCCTGGGCGCCCCTGACGACGCCGACCCAGCGCCTGGACACCTACGCCGCCGCGGTCGCGACGACGACCAACCCCGCCGGCCCCTACCTGCAGAAGCCCCCGGTGAACGCGTTCTTCGCCGCCACGACGGCCCTGCCGAACACCTCCGTCGGCAGCGCCGCCACCAACGCCTGGATCTACGACGCCACGACCGGCTCGATCCGCGCCAACGTCAACACGCTCGACGCCGCGAAGGCGCAGGGCCTGGGCCTGGACATCTGGAACGCCACCACCAACCCCGGCGGCGACGTCTCGCCCAAGTGAGCCACTGCTTTCCCTCCGGCTCCTGAGCCGGACCCCGAGCGGAACCCGCGGCCCACCGCCGCGGCTTCCTGTCGTCCCGCACCGCGGGGCCCTCTCCGCCTCCCGCAGGCTTCTTCCCCCGGGACCCCCACCATGCCCGCCCTCCGCTACACCAACGCCGTCCTCACGCTGCTCGCCGTCCTGCTCTCCGCCAACCTGTGGGTGCTGGTTTCCGGGCCTTCCAACGGCCTCGCCTCCGAGGCGCACGCCCAGGGCGTCTCGAACACGGCGCAGCGGCAGGTCGAGATCCTCGAGGAGATCAAGGTGGCCAACGAGCAGCTCCGCGCGATCAACAGCAACCTGATCGGCGGCGTGAAGGTCGAGGTCGTGGCCGCGCCCGGCGGCGAGTGAGGCGCCACGGCCGCCACCCGTGAGCACCCAGCGGAGGCCGAGGGCCTCCGCTTCGCTGCGCCCAAAGCCGCGGCACCGACCCGCCGATGGACCCGCCATGCCCCGACGAAACGCCCCCCGATCCGCCGCCGCCTCCCGCGGGGGCTTCACCCTCATCGAGATCCTGATCGTGGTGCTGATCGTCGGCATCGCGGGCGCCCTGGTGGTCCCCTCGATGCTCTCCGCCGGCACGATCGGCCTGCAGGGCGCCGCCCGGCTGATCGTGGCCGACCTCCAGTACGCCCAGAACGAAGCCGTCGCGAGCGGGGCGGTCCGCGGCATCGAGTTCGATCCGGCCGCGAACCGCTACCGCATGTTCGACGAGAACGACGCGACGATCGACCTGAAGTGGATGCGGGTGGGCGGGCGGGCGGACACCGTCCCCGGCGACGGCACCGGCCACACCGTCGACTTCTCCACGGACCCGCGCTTCAAGGGCTTCGACCTGCGGCGGACCCGGACCGACGGCCTGGACCCCGGCCAGCTGCCCTTCCGCGTGACCTTCGACGAGCTCGGCGCTCCGACCAGCGGCTCGGCCAACGCCATCATCCACATCGCCTTCGCCGAGAACGCGTACCGCATCGAGGTCGACGGCTTCACCGGCCGGGTCACCGTCCAGTAGCGGCGGCCGGGCCCGGCCGCGTCGCCGCCCGCGCGAGCCGCGAGCGTCCGGCTCGCTCCCGCGATGCGCCCCGCTCAACCCCGCGAGCCGCCCGGCCCGATGCAGGGCGCTGGGTTCTCGGACCCGCCCCCGTCGCTGCCTCGGCCCTGCGCTCCCGGCCGAAAGCCCACCCATGAGAAAGCCCCGCGCCGCCCGAAGCCTCCCCGCCGCCCGGAAGCCCGGCCGCTTCGCGCGCTCGCCGCGCCTGACCCTGGCCTTCTTCGCCGCGGTCGGGCTTCTGCTCTGGGGCCGCCTCCTGCTCAAGGAGGTGCCGCAGACGGCCTCCGCCGTCGACGCCGCGTCGCCGGCGGGAGCGGTGGAGGCGCCGACGCCCGATCCCGCGGCGGCTCCGGCCGGGCCTGGGAGCGACGCGGGCGACCCGGAGAATCGACCCAGAAAGACGGACCCGGCTGGCAAAGTCGGCGGCTGAATCAGACGAAGAGGAGCGTGGTGCCGTTGCACCACCCGCCCGTGCACCCGGTCGTTCCCGGGGCGAACGCACACCGACGCGGGCGCCGTTCCCTTCCCTTCCACGCGTGAGCCCGAGGCTTCGGGGCGCGTCCAGGAGACCCAGATGATTCCGTTCCGCACCACTTCGTCCCGATGGGCAGCCGCCATCGGGGTCGTCGGCAGCCTCGCCGGAGGCGGCCTCCAGGCCTCCGCCCAGGACGCCCCGCCCGCCGCTGCCGGTGAGCCGATGGACCTCTTCGAAGCCCCCGCCCCCGAGGGCGAGTCCGCCGTCGAGATGGACTCGTTCGGCAAGATCGACCTGGCCGTGAAGGACCTGGAGATCGCCAAGGTGCTCCAGCTGCTCTCGATCCAGAGCCAGAAGAACATCGTCACCAGCCGCAACGTCTCGGGCAAGGTTTCCGCCGACCTGTACGGCGTCTCCTTCCACGATGCGCTCAACGCGATCCTCCAGCCGAACAACTTCGGCTACGAGGAGAAGGGCAACTTCATCTACGTCTACACGACCTCGGAGCTGGAGGAGCGTCAGCAAGCGGCCCGGACGCTGTCGACCCGGGTGGTCCGTCTCAACTACCTCAACGGCGCCGACGCGAAGGCGATCGCCTCGACGCTGCTGTCCGACGCCGGGAAGGTGACGTTCAACTCCGAGGCCGCCGAGGGCTTCGCGCCCTCCACCGGCAGCGCCGGCAGCAACGAGTTCGCCCTCTCCGATGCGCTGATCGTCCGCGATTACGAGGAGAACGTCGAGCAGATCGTCGCCCTCCTCGACGAGCTGGACGTCCGCCCCAAGCAGGTGCTAATCGAGGCCACGATCCTCCAGGCGGCGCTCACCGAGAACAACGCCTTCGGCGTGGACTTCTCCGCCTTCCAGAACCTGTCGAGCTTCGACTTCTCCAGCCCCTTGAACGCCATCGACGACCTGCTCGGCGGCGGCGGGCCCGACGGCGACTCCGGCGGCGCCATCACCTCCGGCGTCGGCAACACCGGCGCCCCCGGCGGCGTGAAGGTCGGCTACGTCGGCGACGACGCCAGCGTCTTCGTCCGCGCCCTCGACCAGGTCACCGACACCACCGTGGTCGCCAAGCCCAACGTCATGGTGCTCAACCGGATGCGGGCCGACCTGCTCGTCGGCTCCCGCCTGGGCTACCTCTCGACCACGCAGACCGAGACCAGCACCAGCCAGACCGTCGAGTTCCTCGACGTCGGCACGCAGCTGACCGTCCGGCCGTTCGTCTCCAACGAGGGCACCGTCCGCCTCGAGCTCCGCCCGTCGATCTCCGACGGCAACGTCGTGACCCGCGAAGGCTTCGTCATCCCCAACGAGACGACGCAGGAGCTGATCACCAACATCATCGTCGAGAACGGCCAGACGGTCGTGATCGGTGGTCTGTTCAAGGAGGACACCACCTCCACCCGCGACCAGGTCCCCGGCCTCGGCGACATCCCCTTCCTGGGCAACGCCTTCAAGGGCAAGGACGACACGGTGGAGCGGTCGGAGGTGATCTTCCTGATCAAGACCACCATCGTCGAGCCGCAGCAGATGACCGCCGCCGGCGAGGCCGCCACCGAGGCCATCCGAAACAAGCGGATCGGTGCCCGCAACGGCCTGCTGCCCTGGAGCAACGACAAGCTGGTCTCCAGCAACCTGCTCACCGCCCGCGAGGCCCTCGCCGCCGGCGACAAGGACAAGGCTCTCTGGCACGCCAACCTGGCCCTCTACATCTCGCCCACCGGCGCCGACGCCCTGGCGATGAAGCAGGAGATCACCGGCGAGCGGATCGCCTACCACGACCGCAGCCAGCTCGAGAGCGTCTTCGCCGACGAGATGGACCGCGGCCTCATGGAGATCAACCCCGACGGGCCCGCCATCGACCCGATCGACCCGACGGTGCCGATGTCCGCCACCGGCGGCCAGAACGCTCCGGCTCCCCGCGACAGCGACTGGGCCTACACGTTCGAGGAGGAAGCGGAGGAGCCCACGCCCGCTCCCGCCGAGCCCGCCACGGCGGTCCTGCCGCCCACGCCGGTCTCCACCGGCGACGCGGAGAAGGACGCGGCCGCCATGGACGCCTACTACGAGCAGCTGCTCTCCGGCGTCGACGT from Phycisphaera mikurensis NBRC 102666 carries:
- a CDS encoding YlbF family regulator; the encoded protein is MSDKQAILDAATEVGKLLKGSDAVERLNAAAKAFRDDVTAQRTVVDFNRFLQTLAQKESQGQPIEVEDKRKLTELQDKVASDPQLRNMQKAQMDYVDLLRAVDQAIQAQTGVDDATAGAGGGGNPFGG
- a CDS encoding glycosyltransferase family 9 protein, which codes for MPDSSPEPGPADASALQRLRLREPPQRVLILRPSALGDVARTVPAVASLTRAFPRARIDWLVNRPFAPAIAQHPGLHAAIPFDRHRRRSVPGLLADLRRRRYDLAIDLQGLARTGLLMAASGACVRVADRAAREGSWVGANRRVRIPPREHAVDRLLTLLQACGIEPVADLRLYTARADRDAAAAARAAAGVGGGFLALAPTARWGCKRWPLERFAALARSVAAAGRPVLALFGPADREAKSEFEAAVRGAGAGPAAPVAAVAPAGVGVLMAHLQAARGFLGNDSAGLHLAVGLGVPTVSLFGPTDPAAVGPFRGGRPAATHAVIRCEPPPAATAYRHLGDDDRHMRRIPSEVVEAAVTRMLRHVDASDPARPDASAPIVA
- a CDS encoding metallophosphoesterase family protein — its product is MPTAVISDIHGNIDALDVVLADIDRRKIERVLCLGDIIGYGPDPVACLDRVMERCAFAMMGNHDFAVLFEPTSFNTSAEQAAFWTRRQFEAEPDPELRRKRWEYLGNLSIRRWENGTMLVHASPRRPINEYVFPDDVLTAPGKMEQIFSRFETRCFCGHTHVTGVFTDEPDFYPPADLGGPYLFHDEEKCIVNPGSVGQPRDRDPRSSYAIVYDDGEAGDDGKGGPARVEFVRLEYDVQAVVEKVEQVADLSDFLGQRLLEGR
- a CDS encoding bis(5'-nucleosyl)-tetraphosphatase, encoding MRTDFSCGIIPVIHDGTFRRYLLVRHAAGHWSFPKGHPEVGESDLAAALRELAEETGVAGVDVLPEPVFPETYAFTKRSGRTVHKRVNYFLARVEPGATVRLQAEEVSDHAWGRCGDTSRRMTFGEGRKLLRAADAFIGRGGAASIGL
- a CDS encoding type II secretion system protein; the protein is MSHRNPRSLKSAGFTLVEILIVVVILGILAAIVIPQFTNASQAARASQLTAQLQTLRSQLELAQMEHQGVYPTLSGTNAAAWAPLTTPTQRLDTYAAAVATTTNPAGPYLQKPPVNAFFAATTALPNTSVGSAATNAWIYDATTGSIRANVNTLDAAKAQGLGLDIWNATTNPGGDVSPK
- a CDS encoding GspH/FimT family pseudopilin encodes the protein MPRRNAPRSAAASRGGFTLIEILIVVLIVGIAGALVVPSMLSAGTIGLQGAARLIVADLQYAQNEAVASGAVRGIEFDPAANRYRMFDENDATIDLKWMRVGGRADTVPGDGTGHTVDFSTDPRFKGFDLRRTRTDGLDPGQLPFRVTFDELGAPTSGSANAIIHIAFAENAYRIEVDGFTGRVTVQ
- a CDS encoding type II secretion system protein GspD — translated: MIPFRTTSSRWAAAIGVVGSLAGGGLQASAQDAPPAAAGEPMDLFEAPAPEGESAVEMDSFGKIDLAVKDLEIAKVLQLLSIQSQKNIVTSRNVSGKVSADLYGVSFHDALNAILQPNNFGYEEKGNFIYVYTTSELEERQQAARTLSTRVVRLNYLNGADAKAIASTLLSDAGKVTFNSEAAEGFAPSTGSAGSNEFALSDALIVRDYEENVEQIVALLDELDVRPKQVLIEATILQAALTENNAFGVDFSAFQNLSSFDFSSPLNAIDDLLGGGGPDGDSGGAITSGVGNTGAPGGVKVGYVGDDASVFVRALDQVTDTTVVAKPNVMVLNRMRADLLVGSRLGYLSTTQTETSTSQTVEFLDVGTQLTVRPFVSNEGTVRLELRPSISDGNVVTREGFVIPNETTQELITNIIVENGQTVVIGGLFKEDTTSTRDQVPGLGDIPFLGNAFKGKDDTVERSEVIFLIKTTIVEPQQMTAAGEAATEAIRNKRIGARNGLLPWSNDKLVSSNLLTAREALAAGDKDKALWHANLALYISPTGADALAMKQEITGERIAYHDRSQLESVFADEMDRGLMEINPDGPAIDPIDPTVPMSATGGQNAPAPRDSDWAYTFEEEAEEPTPAPAEPATAVLPPTPVSTGDAEKDAAAMDAYYEQLLSGVDVE